Proteins encoded together in one Diabrotica undecimpunctata isolate CICGRU chromosome 3, icDiaUnde3, whole genome shotgun sequence window:
- the LOC140436065 gene encoding uncharacterized protein, producing MSQREASKLYQIPRATLQFRSSVRFNNKVSLGPHPVLTLEEEAVLERWIFTSYKKGFPRRMEDIQASVKYFLDAAPRENPFKDNHPGREWYHSFLKRHPNITLRTAEGITAASSVVAEVDIKNWFTNVEDDLKEKQLFEIREDPSRIYNGDETFFWLCPKNKKVLAPRGAKNVYEIQHHSKNNITVMFTFLACGVVTPPMIIYAYKRLPAEIVKSVPDTWGIGCSDNGWMKNQLFYEYIGNILYAYLSKNNIKFSIALFVDGHSTHLTYEVSELCTKLQIILIALYPNSTRILQPAYVSVFKPLKEGWKSAVLKFRREHPTEVVTKDNFAAVLQTVVDNIKPENIRNGFRACGLFPWNVSAIEYSKCTGKAKEQDRDTEVSKITFETFKKIVGEEKNEKA from the coding sequence ATGAGTCAAAGAGAAGCTTCCAAGTTATATCAGATTCCTCGAGCAACACTTCAGTTCCGGTCAAGTGTcagatttaataataaagtttctCTTGGACCTCACCCAGTATTAACTTTAGAAGAAGAAGCAGTTCTAGAAAGATGGATTTTTACCTCATACAAAAAAGGATTTCCTCGTAGAATGGAAGACATTCAAGCTTCTGTGAAATATTTCCTTGACGCAGCCCCTAGAGAAAATCCGTTTAAAGATAACCATCCAGGAAGAGAATGGTATCACTCCTTCCTAAAACGTCACCCAAATATAACTCTAAGAACCGCAGAAGGAATAACAGCAGCTAGCTCAGTTGTAGCCGAAGTAGACATAAAAAACTGGTTTACTAATGTAGAAGACGATTTAAAGGAAAAACAGTTATTTGAGATTCGTGAAGATCCCAGCAGAATCTACAATGGAGACGAAACCTTTTTTTGGCTTTgcccaaagaacaaaaaagttcttGCACCAAGAGGAGCGAAAAACGTTTATGAAATACAACATcattcaaaaaacaatattacAGTGATGTTTACATTTTTAGCTTGTGGTGTTGTGACCCCACCTATGATTATCTATGCTTACAAAAGACTGCCAGCTGAAATTGTTAAATCTGTACCTGACACCTGGGGAATTGGATGCAGTGATAACGGTTGGATGAAAAATCAGCTGTTCTACGAATATATAGGAAACATTCTTTATGCTTACTTAAgcaaaaataacatcaaattttCAATAGCCTTGTTCGTCGATGGTCACAGCACACATTTAACCTATGAAGTAAGCGAATTATGCACAAAGCTACAGATAATTCTAATTGCTCTGTACCCTAACTCGACTCGAATCTTACAACCTGCATATGTGTCCGTCTTTAAGCCCTTAAAAGAAGGATGGAAAAGTGCCGTATTAAAGTTTCGAAGAGAGCACCCTACTGAAGTTGTAACAAAGGACAATTTTGCTGCAGTTTTACAAACAGTGGTTGATAATATAAAACCAGAAAATATTAGAAATGGTTTTCGTGCCTGTGGGCTTTTCCCTTGGAATGTATCCGCAATTGAATATTCCAAATGCACTGGCAAGGCAAAAGAACAAGATAGAGACACGGAAGTCAGTAAAATTACATTCGAaacatttaaaaagattgttgGAGAGGAAAAAAATGAAAAGGCTTAA